One window from the genome of Cucumis melo cultivar AY chromosome 10, USDA_Cmelo_AY_1.0, whole genome shotgun sequence encodes:
- the LOC103488897 gene encoding putative caffeoyl-CoA O-methyltransferase At1g67980: protein MANDQKEKNILKSTALLQYILKANSYPREHEQLKELRVATVEKFNKPKSMMSVPVDEGLFLSMLLKLMNAKKTIEIGVFTGYSLLTTALALPADGQITAIDVDRQTFEFGLPFIRKAGVDRKIKFVESQALVALRDLIKNGKEEFDFAFVDALKSEYIEYHELLLKLVKVGGVIAYDNTLWFGLVALSDDEVDEGFRKNKVHVERFNAFLVNDRRVEIALLSIGDGVTLCRRIK from the exons ATGGCGAACGATCAGAAAGAAAAGAACATCCTCAAGAGCACCGCTCTTCTCCAG TATATTCTGAAAGCCAACTCCTATCCGAGAGAGCATGAACAGTTGAAGGAACTCAGGGTAGCGACGGTCGAGAAATTTAACAAGCCCAA GAGTATGATGAGTGTACCGGTGGATGAAGGATTGTTTCTATCAATGCTTTTGAAATTGATGAATGCAAAGAAAACGATAGAGATCGGCGTGTTCACTGGCTATTCGCTCCTCACAACGGCGCTTGCATTGCCCGCTGATGGCCAG ATAACGGCAATTGATGTGGATAGACAAACGTTCGAATTTGGTTTGCCATTTATAAGAAAGGCGGGAGTTGATCGCAAGATCAAATTTGTGGAATCCCAGGCGTTGGTTGCCCTCCGTGACCTCATCAAGAAT GGCAAAGAAGAGTTTGATTTTGCATTTGTTGATGCACTGAAATCAGAGTACATAGAATATCATGAGTTGCTTCTAAAATTGGTGAAGGTTGGTGGAGTAATCGCCTATGATAACACACTGTGGTTTGGATTAGTTGCGCTAAGCGACGACGAGGTCGATGAAGGTTTCAGGAAGAACAAAGTTCATGTGGAACGGTTTAATGCTTTTTTAGTAAATGACCGGCGGGTGGAAATAGCTCTCCTCTCCATTGGAGATGGTGTCACTCTCTGTAGGCGCATCAAATAA
- the LOC103488893 gene encoding uncharacterized protein LOC103488893, whose amino-acid sequence MSLVNTHRSSAPIRSLSPPSSSISRCSHTFTSSSDYVTCGTPTWIGKGITCICFKRKGSFERICINLTPVQANRLRRLKHRMKVYFDGSRIDHQEALRALWYAAYPGQELQALVSDQWKEMGWQGRDPSTDFRGAGFISLENLLFFAKTFSTSFQLLLRKQGGKPAAWEYPFAVAGVNITFMIMQMLDLDASKPRTFIRSVFLQMLSENEWAFDLLYCVAFVVMDKQWLERNATYMEFNDVLKSTRAQLEKELLMEDVFRIEDMPSYNLLLTLDYR is encoded by the exons ATGAGTTTAGTCAACACTCACAGAAGCTCTGCGCCGATTCGTTCCCTCTCTCCTCCTTCATCCTCCATTTCCCGTTGCTCTCACACTTTCACTTCCTCTTCTG ATTATGTTACGTGTGGAACACCAACTTGGATTGGGAAGGGAATCACTTGCATTTGCTTCAAGCGGAAGGGAAGTTTTGAGCGAATTTGTATCAACCTGACTCCTGTACAGGCAA ATAGGTTAAGAAGATTAAAGCACCGCATGAAGGTCTACTTTGATGGTTCAAGAATTGACCACCAG GAGGCTTTAAGAGCTCTGTGGTATGCAGCTTATCCTGGTCAAGAGCTTCAAGCGTTGGTATCAGATCAATGGAAGGAAATGGGATGGCAGGGAAGAGACCCGTCAACTGATTTTAG AGGAGCTGGATTCATCTCTTTGGAGAATTTGTTGTTCTTTGCAAAGACATTCTCA ACTTCTTTCCAACTTCTGTTGAGAAAACAAGGAGGAAAGCCAGCTGCTTGGGAATATCCCTTTGCAGTTGCTGGTGTAAATATCACATTTATGATCATGCAAATGCTTGATCTAGATGCTT CAAAACCAAGGACTTTTATCAGATCGGTTTTCCTGCAGATGTTGTCAG AGAATGAATGGGCATTCGACTTGCTTTACTGCGTTGCGTTCGTTGTTATGGACAAACAATGGCTGGAGAGAAATGCTACCTACATGGAGTTCAAT GATGTGTTGAAGTCCACCAGAGCTCAGTTGGAGAAAGAACTTTTAATGGAGGATGTGTTCAGGATTGAAGACATGCCTTCTTACAACCTTCTTTTAACATTAGATTACAGGTAG
- the LOC103488892 gene encoding uncharacterized protein LOC103488892, translating to MNQEFNFYFFTIFPTFYNSEQKPSTKPLGDCTQQSSIVTLYADSRPWKNFRRNARSFKYYLWSFVYFHNTLIAVRSSELSICTHVLVKRNGVGRFPDNRFCESEACTFYRGRIGWLIMWFGFLAETGAFGAVQLCESNLVSVGSMNTKHGPVIAHFR from the exons ATGAATCAAG aattcaatttttattttttcaccATTTTTCCAACGTTTTACAACAGTGAGCAGAAACCATCGACAAAGCCGCTAGGCGATTGCACCCAACAGTCTTCTATCGTTACACTATATGCTGATTCTCGTCCATGGAAGAATTTCAGACGAAATGCAAGAAGTTTCAAGTATTATCTATGGAGTTTTGTTTACTTTCACAACACGTTGATCGCCGTTCGCTCTTCGGAACTCTCTATTTG CACACACGTTTTGGTTAAACGAAATGGTGTGGGACGTTTTCCTGATAATCGGTTCTGTGAATCAGAGGCTTGTACTTTCTACCGGGGAAGAATTGGTTGGTTGATCATGTGGTTTGGATTTTTGGCTGAAACAGGAGCGTTTGGTGCAGTACAG CTTTGTGAATCTAATTTGGTCAGCGTCGGATCTATGAACACGAAGCACGGCCCCGTTATTGCCCATTTCAG ataa